CGGAAAAAATCATGCTTAATAAAGAAGCACTGGTTGGGTTTAGAGCCGTTCGCTGCCTATCCTTTAAGCAGTTTGCCTGTTTTTGATTTTAAATGCGAAGTTGAAGTTTAAGATTCTTTTCTTTTTTGCCATTTTTGGAAGAGAATATTCTGCCAAAGGCGGTAAATGGGAAATAAAAACGGAAAAAAACGATTTAATACCAATAAACATTTGAATCGAAAGGAAGGATGAACGGTTTTCCTCGGTCGTAAGATGGCTTTTACGATTTTTTTCGCAACATACGACGGTTCTTGCGCCGGCCAGGGGACAGGAACCGAATTTCCGGCTTGTTCGAAAAACTTAGTCTTTGTTGCGATCGGATAAACAACCGTGAGTTTAAAATTTTTGTTCATTTCATAGCGAAATGCTTCTGCAAAGGAATGAACTGCCGATTTTGTCGCTGAGTAAAGTGCATAGCCTGGCAAAGGCAAATGCGCCATACCGGAAGCGGTCACGATGATATGAACACCTTTTGGTTGTAAGTTGATTAGTTTTTGAATCGTATAAATAGGGGCAAATACATTGACTGAAAAAATATTTTTGATACGACTCCAATCTTCTTTTTGGATTTTTTCGTAGTAAGCAAAGCCTGCATTTGCAATGAATACGTCGACTTTATCCAAAATCTCAATGGATTCTTCCAAGAGTCTGTCTATATCAGCGGTTTTACTTACATCGATTTTGAATTTGCGGAGATTAGGATGATCAGGAATGGTTTCGGGATTCAAATCTCCCACAACCACCAAAGCGCCCTCCGTCAAAAGAAGAGATAGAATCTCTTTGCCTATTCCGGAAGAAGCACCGGTGATCACGACCTTTTTAGATTCTAATTTCATATTGTTATATTCTTGGAAACG
The nucleotide sequence above comes from Leptospira kobayashii. Encoded proteins:
- a CDS encoding SDR family NAD(P)-dependent oxidoreductase, encoding MKLESKKVVITGASSGIGKEILSLLLTEGALVVVGDLNPETIPDHPNLRKFKIDVSKTADIDRLLEESIEILDKVDVFIANAGFAYYEKIQKEDWSRIKNIFSVNVFAPIYTIQKLINLQPKGVHIIVTASGMAHLPLPGYALYSATKSAVHSFAEAFRYEMNKNFKLTVVYPIATKTKFFEQAGNSVPVPWPAQEPSYVAKKIVKAILRPRKTVHPSFRFKCLLVLNRFFPFLFPIYRLWQNILFQKWQKRKES